One genomic segment of Sanyastnella coralliicola includes these proteins:
- the ispG gene encoding (E)-4-hydroxy-3-methylbut-2-enyl-diphosphate synthase codes for MEVKTATMQYCSDPFNYQRFKTREVSIGQLKMGGDQPIRLQSMTTTDTMDTEATIAQSIRMIEAGCELVRITAPSKKDAANLELIKAGLQAKGFDTPLVADIHFTPNAAELAADYVEKIRVNPGNYADKKRFQEIDYTDASYNEELDRIRERFTPLVIKCRDLGRAMRIGTNHGSLSDRIMSRYGDTPLGMVESAMEFLRICRDNDYHDLVISMKASNPQVMIQAYRLLVKTMQEEGMNYPLHLGVTEAGDGEDGRIKSAIGIGALLEDGIGDTIRVSLTEEPEAEIPVARMLAERYMNRAGHAPIEPMEMAIDPFSYHRRDSREVLNFGKPHVPAVVLDLSHKDQIIPASLFAGGYMYSIKLDKWSMTDAACDLVYAGTRSLDFEIPGTLGVIVDADHWEAKTRHYPLWKAAAYLEKGPASADINFIEASLNDLNEQFISQLKADPTAILVLVTDHQHGMVEQRTAYFKLLHGGCDVPVITKRAYHNIDKDHFLLHASTDLGALLIDGLGDGVWAFAPDMAPKLVNDTLFGILQATRTRISKTEYISCPSCGRTLFDLQETTAKIRNATSHLKGIKIGIMGCIVNGPGEMADADYGYVGTGPGKISLYKEKEVVKKNVPEDEAVQELINLIDEHGDWVAPN; via the coding sequence ATGGAAGTGAAAACGGCTACAATGCAGTACTGCAGCGATCCCTTCAATTATCAGCGTTTCAAAACACGCGAAGTGAGTATTGGTCAACTGAAAATGGGCGGTGATCAACCTATCCGTTTGCAGTCAATGACTACCACAGACACCATGGATACTGAAGCAACCATTGCGCAGTCTATCCGCATGATTGAGGCTGGTTGTGAATTGGTTCGTATCACCGCACCGAGTAAGAAAGACGCCGCCAACCTGGAACTCATCAAAGCCGGTTTGCAAGCCAAGGGGTTCGATACTCCATTGGTAGCTGACATTCACTTCACTCCAAACGCAGCAGAACTCGCTGCTGATTACGTTGAAAAAATCCGCGTCAACCCTGGAAACTACGCTGACAAGAAGCGCTTCCAGGAAATCGACTACACTGACGCTTCTTACAACGAAGAGCTAGATCGTATTCGCGAACGATTCACTCCACTGGTGATCAAATGCCGTGACCTCGGACGTGCTATGCGCATTGGAACTAACCATGGTTCACTTTCAGACCGCATTATGTCGCGTTATGGAGACACGCCGCTTGGCATGGTTGAATCAGCGATGGAGTTCCTACGCATCTGCCGTGATAACGATTATCACGATCTGGTGATCAGTATGAAGGCCAGCAACCCTCAGGTAATGATTCAAGCTTACCGCTTGTTGGTGAAAACCATGCAAGAGGAAGGCATGAATTACCCGCTGCACTTGGGAGTGACTGAAGCCGGAGACGGTGAAGACGGACGCATCAAGTCGGCCATCGGAATTGGCGCCTTGCTCGAAGATGGAATCGGTGATACCATTCGTGTTTCATTGACTGAAGAGCCGGAAGCTGAAATTCCAGTGGCACGCATGCTCGCGGAGCGATACATGAATAGAGCTGGACACGCACCCATCGAACCGATGGAGATGGCGATTGATCCTTTCTCATACCACCGAAGAGATTCACGCGAAGTTCTAAACTTCGGTAAGCCGCACGTGCCTGCTGTTGTTCTTGATTTAAGCCACAAAGATCAAATCATTCCTGCCTCACTTTTCGCCGGAGGATACATGTACTCTATCAAGCTCGACAAGTGGAGCATGACAGATGCAGCATGTGATTTGGTCTATGCAGGCACGCGCTCGCTTGACTTTGAAATTCCAGGAACCTTAGGCGTAATTGTAGACGCTGACCATTGGGAGGCAAAAACACGACACTACCCGCTCTGGAAGGCTGCAGCTTACCTTGAAAAAGGCCCTGCTTCGGCTGATATCAATTTCATTGAGGCCTCACTGAATGACCTCAACGAGCAATTCATCAGTCAACTGAAAGCTGACCCAACAGCTATTCTCGTTTTGGTAACTGACCACCAACATGGAATGGTAGAACAGCGCACAGCATATTTCAAGCTATTGCATGGCGGATGCGATGTTCCGGTAATTACAAAACGAGCATATCACAACATCGACAAGGATCACTTCTTGTTGCATGCCTCAACTGATCTTGGAGCCTTGCTCATTGATGGACTCGGAGACGGGGTATGGGCGTTTGCTCCTGATATGGCACCTAAGCTCGTCAATGACACCCTATTCGGAATCCTTCAAGCCACGAGAACACGCATCTCAAAGACAGAGTACATCTCTTGTCCAAGTTGTGGACGTACGCTGTTTGACCTTCAAGAGACCACCGCGAAGATTCGCAACGCCACCAGCCACTTGAAAGGTATTAAGATTGGGATCATGGGTTGTATTGTAAATGGACCAGGAGAAATGGCCGATGCTGATTACGGATACGTAGGAACCGGTCCAGGAAAGATCAGTCTATACAAGGAGAAAGAGGTGGTAAAAAAGAATGTCCCTGAAGATGAAGCCGTTCAAGAATTGATCAATCTGATCGATGAACATGGTGATTGGGTAGCTCCGAATTAA
- a CDS encoding OmpA family protein yields MRKVLSILCLALLSTSSLAAIKMERMVDFGENSTELSLEARKTLGEFFALSDDFIVEKVDISSLCEAGELDYYTMKLAQDRSMVVYDFLTQKLPENQSVFEIKMQPFNGNDEGHAKADCVRITAYFVEKEGPFLVDPPRALFPEEFKEETLPASMTARKNGDEMRFTLNNILFEGNSAIYLDESESTLLDVAQYLLDHPEYDILLEGHVNGHMGKKYLKRAAKSNPEKVAYKNGKHLSLARAESIRDFLVMQGVSEDRITCEGKGGTDKIYKDPKNRKENEANRRIEIILIKR; encoded by the coding sequence ATGAGAAAAGTACTGTCAATCTTGTGTTTAGCACTGTTAAGCACCTCATCGCTGGCGGCCATTAAGATGGAACGCATGGTCGATTTTGGTGAAAACAGTACCGAACTTTCCCTAGAAGCGCGAAAGACGCTGGGCGAATTCTTTGCCCTAAGCGACGACTTCATTGTGGAAAAGGTAGACATCTCTAGCCTTTGTGAGGCAGGGGAGCTGGATTACTACACCATGAAATTGGCACAAGACCGCAGCATGGTGGTCTATGATTTCCTCACTCAAAAGCTCCCAGAAAATCAAAGCGTTTTCGAAATCAAAATGCAGCCTTTCAATGGAAATGACGAAGGCCACGCCAAGGCTGACTGCGTTCGCATTACTGCGTATTTCGTTGAAAAGGAAGGTCCATTTTTGGTTGATCCGCCTCGAGCGCTTTTCCCTGAAGAGTTTAAAGAAGAGACCTTGCCCGCGTCTATGACGGCACGCAAGAATGGTGATGAAATGCGCTTCACGCTCAATAACATCCTTTTCGAAGGCAATAGTGCTATCTACCTCGATGAGTCGGAAAGCACGCTGCTGGATGTTGCTCAGTACCTCCTCGACCACCCTGAGTACGACATCCTTCTCGAAGGCCATGTCAACGGACACATGGGTAAGAAATATCTCAAGCGCGCTGCCAAGTCGAATCCTGAAAAGGTGGCTTACAAGAATGGTAAGCATCTTTCTCTCGCTCGCGCGGAATCGATCCGCGACTTCTTGGTGATGCAAGGTGTATCGGAAGATCGCATCACATGTGAAGGGAAAGGTGGTACCGACAAGATCTACAAAGATCCGAAGAACCGTAAGGAAAACGAAGCGAATCGACGCATCGAGATCATCTTGATCAAACGTTAA
- a CDS encoding vWA domain-containing protein: MLGIRFSEHTPEKDQRSRFERLKDIFLELVTHTSGDVDEAFDWMKQLDQEYSLFDDEYTFDDFVDELKQRGYLRDPDRQGQGPGLSSKGEQEIRQRALDQIFGNLKKGGSGQHRTRHIGGGDEATEDRRPFRFGDKPEQIDFAESFRNAQINHGLDSNIWLTENDLEVVEREYRSMTSTVLMIDISHSMILYGEDRITPAKKVAMALSELIMRKYPKDTLDIVVFGDDAWEVQIKDLPYLNVGPYHTNTVAGLERAMDILRRRKTANKQIFMITDGKPSCLIENGEFYKNSWGLDPYIVGKCLNLARQCRKLKIPITTFMIASDPYLQQFVEDFTEANNGRAFFTGLQGLGDIMFSDFEKNRRRKL; this comes from the coding sequence ATGCTTGGAATACGCTTTTCAGAACACACCCCCGAAAAAGATCAACGAAGTCGCTTTGAACGCCTGAAAGATATCTTCCTGGAGTTGGTAACGCACACCTCTGGAGATGTTGATGAGGCATTCGATTGGATGAAGCAATTGGATCAAGAATACTCGCTCTTTGATGACGAGTACACCTTTGATGATTTTGTAGACGAGTTGAAACAACGCGGTTACTTGCGTGACCCTGATCGTCAAGGTCAAGGACCTGGTCTATCATCAAAAGGGGAGCAAGAGATTAGACAACGTGCATTAGACCAAATCTTCGGCAATCTCAAGAAAGGAGGGAGCGGGCAGCACCGCACCCGACATATTGGAGGAGGAGACGAAGCCACAGAAGACCGTAGACCTTTCCGTTTCGGCGATAAGCCAGAACAGATTGATTTTGCAGAAAGCTTCAGGAACGCTCAAATCAATCACGGGTTAGATAGCAATATCTGGCTCACCGAGAATGATTTGGAGGTGGTTGAACGAGAGTATCGATCGATGACGTCGACGGTGTTGATGATAGATATCTCACATTCGATGATCCTCTATGGAGAAGATCGCATCACTCCTGCGAAGAAGGTGGCCATGGCCTTGAGTGAATTGATCATGCGCAAGTATCCGAAAGACACGCTAGATATTGTAGTCTTTGGAGACGATGCATGGGAGGTTCAGATTAAAGACCTGCCGTACCTGAATGTTGGTCCATATCACACCAATACGGTTGCGGGGTTGGAACGTGCTATGGATATTCTCCGTCGCAGAAAAACGGCGAATAAGCAGATTTTCATGATCACCGATGGTAAGCCTTCGTGTTTGATTGAAAACGGTGAATTCTACAAGAATAGCTGGGGCCTAGACCCATACATCGTTGGAAAGTGCTTGAATCTCGCGCGGCAATGCCGCAAGCTGAAGATTCCGATCACCACTTTCATGATCGCCTCAGATCCATACCTCCAACAGTTCGTGGAGGATTTTACAGAAGCAAATAATGGCCGTGCTTTCTTCACCGGCCTCCAAGGTTTGGGAGACATCATGTTCTCTGACTTTGAAAAGAACAGAAGAAGGAAGCTTTAA
- a CDS encoding sigma 54-interacting transcriptional regulator has translation METKEMTSITTLGELKNSGYVSKTVRDEMRDNLIVRLRNNERVFSGIQGYEESVIPEIQRAILARHNMNLLGLRGQAKTRLARQMTELLDEYIPVLASSDLNEDPLTPLTTKSQAEIAEKGDETPIRWMHRSERYVEKLATPDVTVADLIGDVDPIKAANLRLDYSDERVIHFGLVPRAHRCIFVINELPDLQPRIQVALFNILQEGDIQIRGFQLRLPLDVQFVFTANPEDYTNRGAIITPLKDRIQSQILTHYPRSLDISKTITQQEAKINEAQRDAVQVLPLMEDLVEQVSFEARESEFIDQKSGVSARLTISAFENLVSTAELRGLKNGDASTKVRVADLLGIVPAVTGKVELVYEGEQEGPQGVALHLVGKAIRTRFPQSFPDPELAKRGKIEDPYVKITDWFSVNQLEIMHSDSDIAYQEKLHMIDGLEEVVDRYVPDAGESKLLWMEFVLHGLGEYSLLNKHVLENKVSFSDLFNNLFSPGEED, from the coding sequence ATGGAAACAAAAGAAATGACCTCCATCACCACATTAGGTGAACTCAAGAATAGCGGATACGTGAGTAAAACCGTTCGCGATGAAATGCGTGACAATCTCATTGTTCGACTTCGTAACAACGAGCGCGTATTTAGCGGTATTCAAGGATATGAGGAAAGCGTGATCCCAGAGATTCAACGTGCAATATTGGCACGTCACAACATGAATTTACTCGGACTCCGCGGTCAGGCGAAAACGCGTTTAGCGCGCCAAATGACCGAACTACTAGATGAGTACATTCCAGTATTGGCGAGCAGTGACTTGAACGAAGATCCGCTCACACCATTGACCACTAAGTCGCAAGCGGAAATCGCTGAAAAAGGCGATGAGACTCCGATTCGTTGGATGCATCGCAGTGAGCGATACGTAGAGAAGCTAGCAACACCCGACGTAACAGTAGCAGATTTGATTGGAGATGTTGATCCGATTAAAGCGGCTAACCTACGTCTCGATTACAGCGATGAGCGTGTGATTCACTTCGGATTGGTGCCACGTGCGCACCGATGCATTTTTGTGATTAACGAGCTACCTGATTTGCAGCCGCGTATTCAGGTGGCGCTCTTCAATATCCTTCAAGAAGGAGATATTCAGATTCGTGGATTCCAGTTGCGTTTGCCATTGGATGTTCAGTTCGTGTTCACAGCGAACCCTGAAGATTACACGAATCGTGGGGCCATTATTACCCCATTGAAAGACCGTATTCAGTCGCAGATTCTGACGCATTACCCGCGTTCATTAGATATTTCAAAGACGATTACCCAGCAAGAAGCGAAGATCAATGAGGCGCAGCGCGACGCTGTACAAGTGCTTCCATTGATGGAGGATTTGGTGGAACAAGTTTCTTTCGAAGCGCGTGAATCTGAATTCATTGATCAGAAATCGGGGGTTTCAGCTCGATTGACAATTTCAGCTTTTGAAAATTTAGTCAGCACGGCTGAGTTGAGAGGATTGAAGAATGGTGATGCGAGCACGAAGGTTCGTGTTGCAGACCTGCTCGGGATTGTTCCTGCGGTCACAGGTAAAGTGGAATTGGTTTACGAAGGAGAACAAGAAGGACCACAAGGCGTAGCGCTGCATCTAGTCGGAAAGGCGATTCGAACGCGATTCCCTCAGTCTTTTCCTGATCCTGAACTCGCTAAACGCGGAAAAATCGAAGATCCTTATGTGAAGATCACGGATTGGTTTTCTGTAAACCAACTGGAGATCATGCACTCTGATAGCGACATCGCCTATCAAGAGAAGCTACACATGATTGATGGTCTTGAAGAGGTAGTAGATCGCTATGTGCCTGATGCCGGTGAAAGCAAACTGCTATGGATGGAATTCGTGCTTCACGGATTAGGTGAATACAGCCTGTTGAACAAGCACGTATTGGAGAATAAGGTCAGCTTCAGCGACCTTTTCAATAACCTATTCTCTCCAGGAGAAGAGGATTAA
- a CDS encoding DUF3592 domain-containing protein, producing MSEEVKWILSILCIVAVVAILVWRLGPVIFFDRRAKKVRGVIVNWMSAKQKGKTIYKPIIKYIDHEGTEITHASDDRCEGQPEYPVGTEVEVKYDPKDPKAVRIVYPEKS from the coding sequence ATGAGCGAAGAAGTAAAGTGGATCCTAAGCATTCTATGTATTGTTGCCGTAGTGGCCATTCTCGTTTGGCGTCTCGGACCTGTCATTTTTTTTGATCGACGAGCGAAAAAAGTTCGTGGTGTGATTGTGAACTGGATGAGTGCGAAGCAAAAAGGGAAAACCATCTACAAGCCCATCATCAAATACATTGATCACGAAGGCACGGAGATTACGCATGCAAGCGACGATCGCTGCGAGGGTCAACCTGAATATCCAGTGGGTACGGAAGTAGAAGTGAAATACGATCCGAAAGACCCAAAGGCCGTTCGAATCGTATATCCTGAAAAGTCTTAA
- the recO gene encoding DNA repair protein RecO, with protein sequence MRIFTESNGLRAYLVRGVGKKRSSSNALLQPLSLVEITERERSRGSLYQIAEHKRAVVLTHMSIEPYKGMLAMFMAELVQHCIAEDHAHPELFDYLWNTTQMMDIDDQPGVYAILLAGRLMKFLGVMPDEMPLGFKQEEGFLDLASGHWSYRAPLHNAVIEGQLGSYLRNSCAESPEAFRRYSLTRNDLRSLLDAQVKYLQLHINDQRELKSLEVLREVFA encoded by the coding sequence GTGCGCATTTTTACCGAATCAAATGGTCTACGAGCCTATTTGGTTCGAGGCGTGGGGAAGAAAAGATCGTCTTCGAATGCGCTACTTCAGCCATTATCATTGGTTGAGATCACAGAACGTGAACGCAGTCGAGGTTCCCTGTATCAAATTGCAGAGCACAAGCGCGCCGTGGTGCTTACTCACATGAGCATTGAGCCGTACAAAGGCATGTTGGCCATGTTTATGGCCGAGCTGGTTCAACACTGCATCGCTGAAGACCACGCGCATCCTGAACTGTTTGATTACCTCTGGAATACAACTCAAATGATGGACATTGACGACCAGCCGGGTGTTTATGCCATCCTGTTAGCTGGCCGCTTGATGAAGTTTTTGGGGGTCATGCCTGATGAAATGCCACTGGGTTTCAAGCAAGAAGAAGGTTTTCTCGATTTGGCTTCTGGTCATTGGAGTTACCGTGCGCCCTTGCATAATGCCGTGATCGAAGGCCAATTAGGAAGTTATTTACGTAATAGCTGTGCTGAATCACCTGAGGCGTTTCGTAGGTATTCGCTAACGCGGAACGACCTGCGGTCTTTATTAGATGCTCAGGTAAAGTACCTTCAACTGCACATTAATGATCAAAGAGAATTGAAATCACTAGAGGTTTTACGCGAGGTCTTTGCGTGA
- a CDS encoding ATP-binding protein, whose translation MLFRDVIGQEELKRGLRERARQGMIPHANLFLGEEGAGPFALAMALAQYMSCLHRTDDDSCGECDSCKKFTSFQHPDMHFTYPIYTKGDVSKNVSTSFNEEWRNFIIGKPYPTFTSWIEHLDAAGKNMEVFVGEAEVISRNMALRSYEGGYKFQVIWLAEYLRPETANKLLKTIEEPTEGTIFLLVASSSDRMLSTILSRTQLVKVNAIADEDLTGAIQQRHGLDPQQARDLSQFAEGDYAKVLAMLNNAEGQKELLGQFTSWMRACYKRDASELVNLSAALGGAPKQSQRQFLSYALHFVRQCIVNNYGQTDLARFTSEEGAFASKFAPFIHHGNVLRITELLNEAMSDLFRNANGKMVFMDLSLRLHHELHRPQ comes from the coding sequence ATGCTTTTTCGCGACGTCATCGGACAAGAAGAACTCAAGAGAGGATTGAGAGAACGCGCCCGTCAAGGGATGATTCCTCATGCCAATCTGTTTTTGGGGGAAGAAGGCGCTGGCCCATTCGCCTTGGCTATGGCGTTAGCGCAATACATGAGCTGTCTGCACAGAACGGATGACGATAGTTGTGGTGAATGTGATTCGTGTAAGAAGTTCACAAGCTTCCAGCATCCAGACATGCACTTCACCTATCCGATTTATACGAAGGGTGATGTTTCTAAGAATGTCAGTACCAGCTTCAATGAAGAGTGGCGAAACTTTATCATTGGAAAGCCCTACCCGACATTCACGTCATGGATTGAGCACCTAGATGCCGCTGGGAAGAACATGGAAGTCTTCGTTGGAGAAGCTGAAGTGATCTCAAGAAACATGGCACTCCGTTCGTACGAAGGAGGTTACAAGTTTCAAGTGATCTGGTTGGCGGAGTATCTCAGACCGGAAACCGCCAATAAGCTCCTCAAAACAATTGAAGAACCAACCGAAGGAACCATTTTCCTCTTGGTAGCTTCTTCTTCTGATCGCATGCTGTCCACCATCCTTTCGCGAACACAATTGGTGAAAGTGAACGCCATTGCCGACGAAGATTTGACGGGAGCGATTCAACAACGCCACGGACTAGATCCTCAGCAAGCGCGTGATTTGTCGCAATTCGCCGAAGGTGATTATGCGAAGGTGCTGGCTATGCTGAACAATGCTGAGGGACAAAAAGAACTTCTTGGCCAGTTCACCTCTTGGATGCGGGCCTGTTACAAGCGTGATGCTTCTGAGCTCGTGAATCTGTCTGCAGCCTTGGGAGGAGCACCCAAGCAATCACAACGTCAATTCCTTTCGTATGCCTTGCATTTTGTGCGTCAGTGCATCGTCAATAATTACGGTCAAACAGATTTGGCAAGGTTCACCAGTGAAGAAGGGGCTTTCGCTTCGAAATTTGCTCCGTTCATTCACCACGGCAATGTGCTACGCATTACTGAACTTTTGAATGAAGCAATGTCTGATCTCTTCAGAAATGCGAATGGAAAGATGGTCTTCATGGACCTTTCACTCCGTCTACACCACGAACTACACCGCCCTCAGTAG
- a CDS encoding PSP1 domain-containing protein — protein sequence MGCESCSNNSNGLPKGCKNNGACGVSGCNKLEVFDWLSGMQLPDNQNPYDIVEVRFKNSRKGFYRNSEGLELHIGDVVVVESSPGYDVGVVSLTGELVKIQLSKKNVKDNHEIRKIQRKASDKDIDLWQEARMKEKETMIRSREIAQHCGLAMKISDVEYQGDSAKATFYYTAEDRVDFRELIRKLAEAFKVRIEMRQIGMRQEAGRLGGIGSCGRELCCSTWLTDFRSVSTGAARYQQLSLNPQKLAGQCGKLKCCLNYELDQYKEAVKEFPSSNVRLELEGGRANHFKTDIFKRIMYFMIEGERGGSPVAVGLDDVLEIMEMNKRGEKPMSLQDFSITQEVEVEDDFMNVVGQDSLTRFDKKKKRKKRPSRNRRSGQPQNKQGGGQKPKSGGGQSKARNDKGGAQNKGGNTQQKSNNPQNKSNSGQRPNRNKRRRPSGKGKGPAQGGGPKKEG from the coding sequence ATGGGATGTGAAAGTTGTTCGAACAATTCGAATGGCTTGCCGAAGGGATGTAAAAACAACGGAGCTTGCGGTGTTAGTGGCTGTAATAAGTTAGAGGTATTTGACTGGCTATCAGGGATGCAACTCCCAGACAACCAGAACCCTTATGATATTGTAGAAGTGCGATTCAAGAATAGCCGAAAGGGATTCTATCGCAATTCAGAAGGATTAGAACTCCATATCGGAGATGTAGTAGTGGTGGAATCTTCACCAGGCTACGATGTTGGAGTTGTGTCATTGACAGGAGAATTGGTGAAGATCCAATTGAGTAAAAAGAACGTCAAAGACAACCACGAAATCCGCAAGATACAGCGCAAAGCAAGCGACAAAGACATCGATCTTTGGCAAGAAGCCAGAATGAAAGAGAAGGAGACCATGATCAGGTCTCGAGAGATAGCGCAGCACTGTGGGCTTGCGATGAAAATCAGCGATGTTGAATATCAAGGAGATAGCGCGAAAGCTACCTTCTATTACACCGCTGAAGACCGTGTTGACTTCCGAGAATTAATCAGAAAATTAGCTGAGGCCTTCAAGGTGCGCATCGAAATGCGCCAAATCGGAATGCGTCAGGAAGCCGGAAGACTAGGTGGAATTGGATCGTGTGGGCGCGAACTATGTTGTTCCACATGGTTGACTGATTTCCGCAGTGTATCAACTGGAGCAGCTCGTTACCAGCAGCTAAGCTTGAATCCTCAGAAACTGGCTGGGCAATGTGGAAAGCTGAAGTGCTGTCTCAACTATGAGCTTGATCAGTACAAAGAAGCAGTGAAGGAATTCCCTTCTTCAAATGTTCGCCTTGAATTGGAAGGTGGACGCGCAAACCACTTCAAAACAGACATCTTCAAACGCATCATGTATTTCATGATTGAAGGTGAACGCGGTGGTTCTCCAGTAGCTGTTGGCCTGGATGATGTTCTTGAGATCATGGAGATGAACAAACGCGGTGAAAAACCGATGTCGCTGCAAGATTTCTCGATCACTCAAGAGGTTGAGGTAGAAGACGATTTCATGAACGTGGTGGGTCAAGACAGCCTCACACGTTTTGACAAGAAGAAGAAGCGCAAGAAGCGTCCATCGCGTAACAGGCGTTCAGGTCAACCTCAGAATAAGCAAGGAGGAGGACAGAAACCGAAGTCGGGTGGCGGCCAGTCAAAGGCCAGAAACGACAAAGGTGGAGCCCAAAATAAGGGAGGAAATACTCAGCAGAAGAGTAACAACCCCCAAAACAAAAGTAACTCTGGGCAACGTCCGAACAGAAACAAACGAAGAAGACCAAGCGGAAAAGGCAAAGGGCCGGCTCAAGGAGGTGGACCGAAAAAAGAAGGATGA
- a CDS encoding gliding motility lipoprotein GldH, whose amino-acid sequence MITRLHTILACLTLISVLYACTPAPFYEEMKTVNGTWDANDPGVFEFEISDTTQKYTMLMNLRHTEAYPYSNMYVFMQLDFPNGKKSVDTLECLLADPRGKWGGRSMGDLVDHRIGLRQKNEPVIFPLKGTYKVTITQAMREDPLREVMDIGFALEEWESN is encoded by the coding sequence ATGATAACTCGACTCCATACCATCTTAGCTTGTTTGACGCTCATCAGCGTGTTGTACGCTTGCACTCCAGCACCGTTTTATGAAGAAATGAAGACGGTGAATGGGACGTGGGATGCGAACGATCCTGGTGTGTTTGAATTCGAGATTTCAGACACTACACAGAAGTACACCATGCTGATGAATCTCCGTCACACGGAGGCGTATCCGTACAGCAATATGTATGTGTTCATGCAGCTAGACTTCCCCAATGGAAAGAAGTCCGTGGATACCCTTGAGTGTTTGCTAGCCGACCCTCGCGGTAAGTGGGGTGGAAGGAGTATGGGTGACCTCGTTGATCACCGCATCGGTTTACGACAGAAGAATGAACCCGTGATATTCCCGCTGAAAGGAACCTACAAGGTGACCATCACCCAGGCTATGAGAGAAGATCCCCTCAGAGAAGTGATGGACATTGGTTTTGCCTTGGAAGAGTGGGAATCAAACTGA
- a CDS encoding rhodanese-like domain-containing protein, which produces MKYTFLSALMIAFLFACGGNEAPPPSNDISEGMTQTEAATITKDVDPSTFQELMNSKSNALILDVRTPEEADAGMIANAEHRDFYDDDFKTQLEGFDKSRPVLVYCAAGGRSGKAMDIMHEMGFKEVYNLDGGYRAWKNSGFPTTK; this is translated from the coding sequence ATGAAATACACTTTTCTCAGCGCTCTTATGATCGCTTTTCTTTTCGCCTGCGGCGGAAATGAAGCTCCACCTCCTTCGAACGACATCTCAGAAGGGATGACTCAAACGGAAGCAGCAACTATAACGAAAGATGTAGACCCAAGCACCTTTCAAGAGTTGATGAACTCCAAGTCAAACGCACTAATACTGGATGTTCGTACTCCTGAAGAAGCTGATGCTGGTATGATCGCTAACGCGGAACATAGAGACTTCTATGACGACGACTTCAAGACTCAATTGGAAGGTTTCGATAAATCTCGTCCAGTGCTCGTGTACTGCGCAGCTGGTGGCAGAAGCGGTAAAGCCATGGACATCATGCACGAAATGGGCTTCAAAGAAGTTTACAATCTCGACGGAGGCTACCGTGCTTGGAAAAATAGCGGATTCCCTACGACGAAGTAA